TAGGCGCTTAATTTTGATTTTAATACGGCCAATGCCTTCGCACGATGAGAGATTTTCTTTTTCTCTACGGTTTCTAATTCGGCAAAAGTACAGCCTTTTTCTGGGCTAAAAAAGAGTGAATCGTAACCGAAGCCATTTTCACCTTTTTCTTCATAAATAATCTGCCCGTCACATTCACCTTGAGCAATGATAGGAGAAGGATCACTTGGGTGTTGTAATAACACAATCGTACTCACAAATTTTGCTTGGCGACATTCAGTCGGTACATCAGCTAATTCTGCCAATAATTTTTCTCGGTTTTTCGCATCAGCTTCGTCACCATCCACACCTGCATAACGAGCAGAATACAATCCAGGCGCACCATTTAACGCATCCACCACAAGACCGGAATCATCTGCAATGGCCGGTAAACCTGATTTTTCAGATGCATAACGCGCTTTCAAAATCGCATTTTCGACAAACGTTAAGCCTGTTTCCTCTGGGCTTTCGATGCCTAAATCGGTCTGAGCAATCACTTCAAAACCGAAATCGGCTAATACGTCTGCCATTTCTTTTACTTTGCCTTTATTGCCAGTGGCAAGCACAATTTTTTGCTTCATGATTCTGTCCCTCATATCAAATATTGTCTTATTTTAGCACCTCACCAAAAATTTTCGGAATAAATATTGACTTTAACCTTAGGTCAAGGTTTATGATTCGTGCTCATTCAGTTATCACATAGGAGAAAAACATGAAAAAACTTATGACTTTTATCACACTTAGCGTTGCTGCAGTTTCAATTTATGCCCAAGCTAATGAACAACCGCATCAAGCACACATGAATATGCCAATGTCGACAGATTCTGCAATGCAACAAGAATTAATGCAAGGTATGAGTCAAATGCATCAAGACATGATGGCAGCTGCGCAATATAAAGATCCTGATGTTGCTTTTGCAGCAGGTATGTTGCCACACCATATTGGCGCAGTAAAAATGGCGGAAGTTGAATTAAAATACGGAAAAGATCCTGAGATGCGTAAGCTTGCTGAGAATATTATTAACGCTCAACAGGCAGAAATTGAACAAATGCAGAAATGGCTTAAAGTGCACAATAAAAAATAAAATAACACAAAAAAAGTGCGGTAAATTAACCGCACTTTTTTAATAGAATTAGTTTACTTCTTTTATTCGTAGTTCTTTTGGCACTTCAAAGAACATATTTTCTTCTAAACCTTGAAGCTCTTCGATACTATCCGCACCAAATTCTTTTAATCGAGCAATCACGGATTGCACCAACTCTTCTGGTGCTGAAGCGCCTGCTGTTACGCCAATTGTTTCAACACCTTCAAACCAATCTGCCGCCACATCATTTGGATCATCAATCAATTTTGATTTCACGCCCATACGCGATGCCAACTCAGCTAAACGATTAGAATTCGATGAGTTTTTAGAGCCGACAACCACCACTAAATCACACTGTTTTGCCAATTCACGCACGGCTTCTTGGCGATTGGTTGTCGCATAGCAAATATCATTTTTATGAGGCCCTTGAATTGCAGGATATTTGCTTTTCAATGCACTGATAGTCTCTGCTGTATCATCAAGAGAAAGCGTGGTTTGTGTCATAAAGGTTAAATCATCATTTTCTTGAACCGGCAAACGAGCAATATCTTCTACGCTTTCAATTAAGAAAATACCACCTTCGGTATTATTATACTGCCCCATTGTGCCTTCCACTTCTGGATGCCCTTTGTGTCCGATCAAAATCGCTTTCGTTCCTTTACGGCTCGCACGTGCGACTTGCATATGCACTTTGGTTACCAACGGACAAGTTGCATCAAACACTTTTAACTGACGATCTTTTGCTTCTTGACGAACGGCTTGTGACACACCATGGGCGGAGAAAATCACAATGGCGCCATCTGGCACTTCACTTAGTTCTTCCACAAAAATCGCCCCACGCTCACGTAAACCATTCACCACAAAACGGTTATGCACCACTTCGTGACGGACATAGATCGGTGCACCATGAATTTCAAGCGCTAATTCAACAATGCTAATGGCTCGATCAACACCCGCGCAAAATCCGCGAGGATTAGCTAAAATTATCTTCATTTTTGACCGCTCTTTTTATCACCTTTAAAGGCATCTAATGCTAATAAACCCGCACCAATACAAATGGCAATATCTGCCACATTAAATACCGGATAATGATGAATATCCCAATAAAAATCTAAGAAATCCACTACAAAACCGTTATACGCTCGGTCCACCATATTGGCTAACGCGCCACCAATAATCAGCGCATAGGCTGAGTTTTGTAATTTTTGCTCTGCAGAATTCTTTTTCATAAAGTAAGTCAGCATCAAAGAAATCCCAATCGCAAGCACAATAAAGAAATATTTCTGCCAACCATCATGTTCAGCAAGGAAGCTAAACGCTGCGCCATAGTTACGCACATAGGTTAAATTAAAAACGGGCAATATGTTCACACTTTCATAGAGATCAAAGCGTTGCACTACGATATATTTGGTCAGTAAATCGAGGATAAATGCGACCGCACTTAACCAAAGGAATGAAAGTCCTGTTTTATTTTTTGTCATAGGAAATTATCTGTCTTTATAAATGGACGATGATTTTAGCAACTCGAACAACCTTTATAAAGTAAAAGGCATCAAATTATAAAAGGCGAACACATTGGTTCGCCTTTCAATGTTAATTACTTTTTCTTCACCGGTCTTTGCCAACCTTGAATATGACGTTGTGGCACACGAGTGATCACAAGCTCATCTTTTTCAACGTTTTTCGTAATGGTTGAACCCGCACCGATAGTTGCACCATCGGCCACAGTAACTGGTGCAACTAATTGTGTATCAGAACCTATGAATACATCGTTACCAATGATCGTTTTAAATTTATTCGCACCGTCATAGTTACAAGTAATGACACCTGCACCAATGTTACAGTTTTCACCGATTTCAGTATCACCCACATAAGTAAGGTGGTTGACTTTAGAACCTTTACCTACTGTGGATTTTTTAATTTCCACGAAGTTGCCCACATGGGTTTCTGCCGCTAATTCAGCACCTGGACGTAAACGAGAGAATGGACCAATCGCCGCTTTCTCACCAATTGTGGCATCTTCTAAAACAGAATAAGGCTTGATCTCAACATCATCACCAATGGTCACGTTTTTCAATACACAACCTGCACCGATTTTTA
This portion of the Haemophilus parainfluenzae T3T1 genome encodes:
- the rdgB gene encoding RdgB/HAM1 family non-canonical purine NTP pyrophosphatase, with translation MKQKIVLATGNKGKVKEMADVLADFGFEVIAQTDLGIESPEETGLTFVENAILKARYASEKSGLPAIADDSGLVVDALNGAPGLYSARYAGVDGDEADAKNREKLLAELADVPTECRQAKFVSTIVLLQHPSDPSPIIAQGECDGQIIYEEKGENGFGYDSLFFSPEKGCTFAELETVEKKKISHRAKALAVLKSKLSA
- the lspA gene encoding signal peptidase II gives rise to the protein MTKNKTGLSFLWLSAVAFILDLLTKYIVVQRFDLYESVNILPVFNLTYVRNYGAAFSFLAEHDGWQKYFFIVLAIGISLMLTYFMKKNSAEQKLQNSAYALIIGGALANMVDRAYNGFVVDFLDFYWDIHHYPVFNVADIAICIGAGLLALDAFKGDKKSGQK
- the ispH gene encoding 4-hydroxy-3-methylbut-2-enyl diphosphate reductase — its product is MKIILANPRGFCAGVDRAISIVELALEIHGAPIYVRHEVVHNRFVVNGLRERGAIFVEELSEVPDGAIVIFSAHGVSQAVRQEAKDRQLKVFDATCPLVTKVHMQVARASRKGTKAILIGHKGHPEVEGTMGQYNNTEGGIFLIESVEDIARLPVQENDDLTFMTQTTLSLDDTAETISALKSKYPAIQGPHKNDICYATTNRQEAVRELAKQCDLVVVVGSKNSSNSNRLAELASRMGVKSKLIDDPNDVAADWFEGVETIGVTAGASAPEELVQSVIARLKEFGADSIEELQGLEENMFFEVPKELRIKEVN
- a CDS encoding DUF305 domain-containing protein, which translates into the protein MKKLMTFITLSVAAVSIYAQANEQPHQAHMNMPMSTDSAMQQELMQGMSQMHQDMMAAAQYKDPDVAFAAGMLPHHIGAVKMAEVELKYGKDPEMRKLAENIINAQQAEIEQMQKWLKVHNKK